The sequence AGTTGATAAAAATGTGTCTTTGGTccctaaatttaaaatattttatagttagATTAATTAGCCTCAAATAGTTTAACAATTAATAATTTGTTAAATTGGTGGACTCACAAGCATAAGGATCAAAAGTGTACATTTCAATTAATGAAGCTTAAATGAGGAGCTTAACCGTCACAAGGACAAAAAAAAGAATTTGCCAATATTTTAGGGactaaaaacaaaaatttctCCAACACACTTCAATACTTTATTTGTCGTTATTAAGTATAACTTACTGTTAATGCCCTTCCAGCTACGAGAAAAAGAAATGAGAAGTAACCAACAAAAGCCTTATCTGAAAGAGAAACATGCATTTGACATCAATTATTGAGAACCGCTAGAAACATTAGATTAAACTATCTGAGCATCTTAAGACGGGAGAAGAGTATCTACCCTGAAACCATCCAATTTCAAGCTAAAAGGAATGCAAGAAAACAAATGAGTAACATTTGTATCCTTGTCAAATAAAAGTTATTTGACACCCAATAGTGAATAACACCAATAGCTAGAACAAGAAGGAGAAGCACCAGAAGAAATGCAGCCCCTATCTGTTGAAACACAAAGGGGAAAAGAAAAAACATACAAACAATGTCAAATAACTGTTTTGAACATGAAAACTACAGCACATGGGACGATCACTTACCGTCCAGGGTTTAATTGTAACTATAATAGCTGAAATGGCTCCaagcaaaagaagaagaacaatgaTTATGAACATATAAGCACCTCGAGAGAGCTTCCAATTGTCGTCTTTCCTGAAGGTAAAAAACCACCGATCATCTTTAAGAAGCATATCTAGTCTAGAGATATAAGCACTTTCTAAATAAATAACACATACCACTTGAACAAACCAGCACCGAGAGACAATACTGCTGGAATGCATATCAATGGAAGCAAAGAAGCAAGGAAATCGGCTTTTGTTGGAATCTGATAGGTTCTAGATCCAACAATTTCAAAGTAGGATACGCCACAGAAGGCCACAATAACTGCTACAAAGATGAAAGAGAAGAAAGTTTTAGTAAAAGGCTTGTCATAGAGAATGAACTACCAAACAAAAGGTTGAAAACCAGACAAAAGGTTGTCATAGAGAATGAACTACCAAACAAAAGGTTGAAAATCAGAGAGGCTACTAGTATTTTGTAGTATAAGAAAGGGAAGAGGAGAGAGTAAAGTGGAAGGATTACCTGCAAATATGCCAATACAAATAGCAGATGAGAGGGAAAACCGATAAGTCGCGAACCAGGATAT comes from Capsicum annuum cultivar UCD-10X-F1 unplaced genomic scaffold, UCD10Xv1.1 ctg71814, whole genome shotgun sequence and encodes:
- the LOC107854172 gene encoding calpain-type cysteine protease ADL1 (The sequence of the model RefSeq protein was modified relative to this genomic sequence to represent the inferred CDS: added 120 bases not found in genome assembly), whose protein sequence is MVACLSIAIPIWIRNGYQFWSSRAENAGRAGNHLTLGMKEGVVLFISFSLFAASILALGAIVSAKPLDDLDYKGWTGGRNSVTSPYASSVFLGWAMASAIALVVTGVLPIISWFATYRFSLSSAICIGIFAAVIVAFCGVSYFEIVGSRTYQIPTKADFLASLLPLICIPAVLSLGAGLFKWKDDNWKLSRGAYMFIIIVLLLLLGAISAIIVTIKPWTIGAAFLLVLLLLVLAIGVIHYWVSNNFYLTRIQMLLICFLAFLLA